One Propionispora hippei DSM 15287 genomic window, GGTGAAGGATTATCCAGAAAGATAATCTTACATGAGAATAGCAGACAATCCGGGCCGGCATACAGGAAAATACAGGACCACTGTATAAATAGTTCATACTTTGTAGAATTATGTTATTTTGCGGGAGGCCAGACAGCATGGGAACAGGTGGACGGACAAAGGCAAGTAAGGGCATGCACAGTATTAGAAAAAAGTTGATCGGAATTCTGGTGGTCGCCGTCGTGGCCGGCCTTGCGTTATCATCGTTTCTGATTTATGAGACGGCACAGAAGGCGTTGGTGGAAAATACCGAACAGTCTATTCAGGCGTTAGCCGTCAGTTCAGGGCAGGAGGTGGGGCTATGGCTGGATGAGCAGAAGTCCTATATTACCACCTTGGCCAACTCCCCCTTGGTAGAGGTAGGCAATGCTGGCCGGACTTGGCCGTATCTGGCCCGTGAGATGGCCAGGGCAACGGATTATGATGTCCTGTTTGTGGCCAACGAAAAGGGCGACTATTTTTCGGCCACCCGCAATGACGGAGGCGGGATTATCCAGGGAGGTGCCAATATCAGTGACCGCGTGTATTTTCCTGAAGTTATGAAGGGAAAGACAGTCGTTTCTGATCCGGTCATCTCCAAAACCTCGGGAAACCTGGTAGTTGTTGTAGCCGTACCGCTTAAACGGGATGGCCGGGTAATCGGCATGATTGGCGGCAGTATGAATATTGAAAAATTGATGCAGAAGGTTACCGGAACCAAGGTATATAAAACGGGCTATGCTTTTTTGGTTCAGGGCGACGGGCTGGTCATTGCCCATCCGGATAAAAATGTGGCGATGAAAAGCAATTTTCTCAAGGAAGGCGATTCCCGCCTGCGGCAGGCATTAACTCAGGCCTTACAGGGGGAAAGCGGCATTACTCCTTACCGTTGGGGTAATGTGGACAAGTATGCGGGGTATGCGCCGGTGCCCGGCGGCAACTGGGCCTTGGTAGCCTCGGTGCCGGCGGACGAAGTACAGGGACAGTTGACGGCGATCACCCGCATCTCCCTTCTGACGCCGCTGATTGTGGCCATATTGATTATCGGGATGACCGGGTTGTTGCTCACCAGACTGATCATTCGGCCGCTTAATGATTTTCAGTCCCTGATGGCTTTAGTGGAAACCGGTGATTTTACGGTGCGCGGCAAGGTATACGCCAACGATGAAATTGGGGCGCTGACCGGCGCGGTGAACCATACACTGCAGGTATTGGGCGGCATGGTGGGGGATATCCGGCAGACGACGGGGCAGTTGAAGGAATCTTCGGTCGACCTGATTGATGTTTCGACTACCTTGGCGGCCAATAGTGAACAAATGAGCGCTCAAATATCGACAATCAGCGCCACAGTGGAAGAAATATCGGCCGGGATTGAAGAAACGGCCAGTTCGGCCGAGGAGGTAAGCCACAGTGTGGACGCGGTGGCCGGGCTGGCGAATGGAATGTC contains:
- a CDS encoding methyl-accepting chemotaxis protein — encoded protein: MGTGGRTKASKGMHSIRKKLIGILVVAVVAGLALSSFLIYETAQKALVENTEQSIQALAVSSGQEVGLWLDEQKSYITTLANSPLVEVGNAGRTWPYLAREMARATDYDVLFVANEKGDYFSATRNDGGGIIQGGANISDRVYFPEVMKGKTVVSDPVISKTSGNLVVVVAVPLKRDGRVIGMIGGSMNIEKLMQKVTGTKVYKTGYAFLVQGDGLVIAHPDKNVAMKSNFLKEGDSRLRQALTQALQGESGITPYRWGNVDKYAGYAPVPGGNWALVASVPADEVQGQLTAITRISLLTPLIVAILIIGMTGLLLTRLIIRPLNDFQSLMALVETGDFTVRGKVYANDEIGALTGAVNHTLQVLGGMVGDIRQTTGQLKESSVDLIDVSTTLAANSEQMSAQISTISATVEEISAGIEETASSAEEVSHSVDAVAGLANGMSAASQHVSETTSQIAGQVDQVSDVVEEISQSINRVAFAAGDVSASMEDVDRAVQEISRSLNQVGQQCDRSIQITLAAENQSQETTAIIQKLSTTTKRINQIVDVIRNIAEQTNMLALNATIEAAGAGEAGKGFAVVAAEVKELAKRTAEETRHIAQQIEEMHSDMGAAVGAVGKIATVITETTGITRTIASAVAEQSHSVGDITTAMTAGVQEVAGISKEISDIAAHAQQVSQMAVAASEGVRQVDEATADISIKAMEMAKSADQMAAVMGNIALATKEIAQGTQNITESIQEADAATADMAATASHTSGAASELGETARHLERLVEQFKV